One window of the Zea mays cultivar B73 chromosome 3, Zm-B73-REFERENCE-NAM-5.0, whole genome shotgun sequence genome contains the following:
- the LOC103652491 gene encoding LOW QUALITY PROTEIN: RCC1 and BTB domain-containing protein 2-like (The sequence of the model RefSeq protein was modified relative to this genomic sequence to represent the inferred CDS: deleted 1 base in 1 codon), with protein MWFCIEHHADKLILIIKIFFSLGGESGWSSLHRALHFGHLCIAGVLLQFGASLALEDTRGRTPVDLISCPVSQANGDFPDAVSTEVFSWGSGTNYQLGTGNGHIQKLPCKVEALHGSYIKTVAASKFHSVAVSSNGELYTWGFGRGGRLGHPDIHSGQTTVVITPRQVTVGLGRKRVSVVAAAKHHTVIATELGELFTWGSNREGQLGYPSVDTQPTPRRVGSLKQRIISVAAANKHSAAVADTGEVLTWGCNKEGQLGYSTSNSASNCIPRMVEYLKGKVLRGVSAAKYHTIVLGADGEVFFES; from the exons ATGTGGTTTTGTATAGAACATCATGCAGATAAACTTATTTTGATTATCAAAATTTTCTTTAGTTTG GGTGGAGAATCTGGCTGGAGTAGCCTGCATAGAGCACTTCATTTTGGTCACCTATGTATTGCTGGTGTTCTTTTACAGTTTGGTGCTTCCCTCGCTTTGGAGGACACTAGGGGCCGTACACCTGTTGACCTTATCTCCTGTCCAGTATCACAGGCCAATGGAGATTTTCCAGATGCAG TTTCAACGGAAGTCTTCAGTTGGGGAAGTGGGACAAATTATCAGCTGGGAACTGGCAACGGCCACATACAAAAACTACCATGCAAAGTAGAAGCTTTGCATGGATCATATATC AAAACAGTTGCTGCATCAAAGTTTCACAGTGTAGCAGTTAGTTCTAATGGTGAACTATACACATGGGGATTTGGTCGAGGTGGTCGTCTTGGTCATCCAGATATTCACAG TGGACAGACAACTGTTGTGATTACCCCTCGCCAGGTGACAGTAGGATTAGGTCGTAAACGAGTTAGTGTTGTGGCTGCAGCCAAACATCATACTGTGATTGCTACAGAGCTGGGGGAATTGTTTACCTGGGGATCAAATAGAG AGGGTCAGCTTGGTTACCCTTCTGTTGATACCCAACCAACACCAAGGCGTGTTGGTTCGCTCAAGCAAAGGATAATTTCAGTAGCTGCTGCAAACAAGCACTCCGCTGCAGTTGCTGATACTGGCGAAGTATTAACCTGGGGTTGCAATAAGGAGGGCCAACTAGGATATAGCACTTCAAACTCAGCATCAAACTGTATCCCAAGAATGGTGGAGTACTTGAAAGGAAAAGTACTTAGAGGTGTTTCTGCAGCAAAGTATCATACAATAGTGTTAGGAGCGGATGGAGAGGTATTCTTTGAATCTTGA